ATGCTTCCTGTACTTTCCCTCAACAGAATCTCACCTTATAAATGTCAATCCAACCTTTAAACGTGTTAGTCATTCAAGTATAGATCAAATCAGATAAGGTTAAAGAACGCATCCCGAATATTCACAGTCAGAGTATGTGAATCCATTTCTTAATGTGAACGTCTCTAATTCATTCACTCTGTTGAGACTTTTCCACAGAAGAGAAATAAagtgaagaaaagaaagaacacaatcaataaaatatgtgtattcAACATTTAATATAGAGAGAGGACTATTTACATATCATAATGAAAATGAGTGTGATGGTGTAACACATATTGTGACATTTGATCACTTTATGAAATTTGATCACTTTGTAATTGAATAACTTTTTGATGTTTTCCGAATGTAAAGAACACACAAGCTCTTTCATCTTATAGAGAGCTTTCATGTGAAAGACCAGTTTGGATGAGATAGGAtagtactttattaatccaaaaaggaaattgcttaATCCAAAAAAGGCAATTGCTTGATGGGGAGTTGATGGggagttttctgtgtgtggtccCTAGTTTTTAGTGTGCTCCGGGAGAGCCGGCGTGTCCTTACGTAACGCTTTTAATACAGCACATGTTCTGTCTGTTTCACATGTCGTGATGAGGTGCAGTCAATAGAAGTTCATAACGTATAGGGTTACCCTGACTCCTTCTCACATGCAGCGAGAACAACTGATCATTGCGTAGGTTCAGTGTCTACCAAAGAAGCCATTAAGCACGGTCATTTGACTCTGATTGTCTTTGAAGACCTTCAGGCTGTTTTTGCACTATGCATCCCGGCTTGGATGTTTCAGTCACTTGTTTTGGCTGGGCGTGTGATACCAACTATGTGAACATCTATCTTGTCATGGGAACCACTACGCTGATTGTATTTCAGTCCAAATCCAAAAACTTGCACGCAACCTCCCATACAGATCTGTCCTGGTAGGCTTCCATTGCACTGTATCTCAAATCACACTACTAAAACAGAAAGACCTCACATCATCATTCATCATCAATCATCATTCCTTCCTGCATCACTCATTTCAGCAGTGCACCTCCATTCTGTAAATCATGTGATTAGAAGAACTGTGCCACTGTCCCTCTGGAAAGTGCACCCCAGTTGCTGCTAAAACGCAAgctgctgcttttttcccccccggtGTTCCGATGATGTAGCCTTTAGGGCCAGGTGTGGTGGAGCGTTGCCACCGCGTGCTGTCATTTCTGCCTGCACACGTACGGCGAAGCCCCCGGGGTGCAATAAATCGGCGTCCTGTTTCACGTCGCAGGCCAGGAGCTCATGCAGGGACGGATCGTGGGAGGCTACGCCCCGGTGCCGCACTCCATCAAATACATCGTGTCGATACAGACCACCAAAGGCCAGCACTTCTGCGGAGGGTCGCTAATAAACAAGTACTGGGTACTGACTGCGGCGCACTGTAACATCGGGTAAGCTGCTGCACGCCATGTTTCCGTCTTCTGCAGGGCTGCGTCCAGCGCAGCTCAGaagcatgctgtgtgtgtgcgtttctggATGCTAAAAAGATGATTTACTACTTTTTTGAGGGACACCTGCTTCTTTAAGGGAATTGTTGTGTTAGTGATTTGTGAATAATAAATTTGTTATTAACTTTACATTTCCAGCTTTCACAAGAagttgcttgttttttgttttttttttttagcttaaaTGACACCTGGACTTGGTCAACGAGAGTAttgaaacccagggaaagaatCTGGTTGGACATGACCAAGAACTTAAACTTATGTTTAAGGGGCCAGTAGCTCAGTGACTGTTTAGTGTGTTTCAACTAAATACTTTCTCcatatttcactttcaaatacttattgaCAAATTGAAGCTACGCATTTATTAAACTCCAATCAGagaaattttaaatgacaataacatggTGAAATActgattatttttcctttagGTCCTAGCTGCCCTTTAAGGTGAATGTATTGAGAGGGTTACAATGTGTGGGGTGTGAATATCAAAACAAGGGCATTGTAACACACATGAGAACTGTTCCATGTTTCCTTTCAGAAGGCTATTCTTGTTAATATGTGATCAGATCACGTCTGGATGACCTACATACAATGAGACAATACCTGCCTTATACATACATACCTGATGTAAGGGAAAAAGAAGTCCTGTCAGGAAGActagcagtgctgctgtttcacAGTCATATAGGACATAGTACAGTCATGTAAGTGTCCCACAGCTGAAGTAGGCCAGTACTGACTTCTCACTCCCCCTGCCTGTGCCACCACACAGGATCCATGGCAGGGTATCAGATTGTTTGGACCTGTAACTAATCGAGCTGGAGAGCAAACGCCGGAAAGTGATATGGGCAACCTCCTGCAAATTTAACAATGGGACGCATTGTCCCGCCAGATTCACGGCACCCCAGCCCGGCTCTCGGGTCGCAATGCAACAGAGGCTAATTAATGTTCAGACACATTCAAAACACTGACGCCACAGCCGGGGAGGAAGTAACCCTTATCCATTTCCTCAAAGATGGTCTGTGGCTGTAAATGGGTATTTTGGCAGCCTGAAGTGAAGATGCTGTAAGTTGTTCATATTAATGCCACAGAGCAGACAATTTGgcaagaaaaagaacacaagagAAAGGAACTAGCTTGGTTGCTGAGAAACCTGGATGAAATCTATTTTTTCATCCAACTCAGTTTGGGTTAGGATTTTCATGCAAAAACATAAGATAATAGTTTTACCACATTcctggcagcagtgtagcccagtggtaaggatcagggcttgtaaccaaaaggttgctggttttattccctgctggggccctgctgctgaactcttgggcaaggttcttaacccaggATTatctcagtacatatccagctgtataaatagataacatgaaaaacacttgTAACCTATTTAAGCTGCTCTAaatgataacaatgtaatgtaatttctttcaaaaattgACCTGAGAAAGAAGTGATACAGTAGTTGGATTCTCTATATGTGCTGGAGGAAAGCTACTTCAAATGGATCAAACCATCAGAACGTTAAATACACATAGTAAAATAATGTTTAGCTGTCACTAATATCATGCAGCATTTTTGTAGAATATTTCCAGCAAACACAGAATAAGACAGTCTTAGTTAGTTAGTCCTAATTAGtgcttgctgtttttaaatttcacactttatgtaattatgtaattgcatagatggcattttaaaagaaggagTTCAGGTAAAGTGCTTGGCTTGAGGCCTCAACAGCAGCTTCACATGGGGCTAGATCCCACAACCCTTATTGTAGGTGTAGCTCTCGACTTCATTCATTCTCCTTGATAATAGCCATCTCTTTGCCCCCCAGGTCAGACCAGATGATGATAGTGGCCGGTGACTACTCCCTGGGCATGTACGAAGGGACTGAACAGTTCTTCATTCCACACCTCCTGATCCCCCATccacagtacaacagcagcaccaacaATGCAGACATCATGCTTATTAAGGTGACTCTTATCTCTGTCTGACACGATTAGCTCCATGGTGCATGAGTTCAGCTCTTTGGCATGTGAGTTTCAATTCAGCAGCTCTGAAAAGGAAATACAATGAAATCTTATTAGAGGAACAGACCTGAATGCTGTATCTGTATCCAGCAGTCTGGATCTACAGGATACAGGACTGCTCAATTCATGCTTGGTAAATTTAAGGCAGTGTCAAACCCTGAGTTTAACTccatacatgtatttttcagagGCGATCCATATTTAAAGCTCATGTTGCCTCAGCAGGGCATTATGATAATGATTTCTGTCTCTAAGGCGATCTTCAAAACTGTTTCCTCATAAGAGCGAAGTGTTTGCATCTGCATTTCTTCATAACTGCTCTATGGCGGTTTAAGGCTGTTGTAGTTTGATTGATGGCCTTTCAAATGAACATGCTCTCCTGGCCAGTGTGGTGGAAAGAGGGACGTGAGCTAAAACATTTATAGAgtttaatatacaaatattttaaaggtctgtctttctgctccaTTTTTTATACCTACTCAGCCAGATGGCAGCGTGCACAAGATACATAAGAATTTTTGCCCTTGAAACCaagaaaagcacatttattGCTAATGGGACTGTAAACTATAAAACTGTCCTCTGCCCAGTAGAAAAAGAGGCAACTTGAGAATAACTACCATCAATCTGGCTGGCATTGATTCATCCTTGATTGTTTTAATAACAAGTGCTTTTACTCACTGTTCAAACTGTTGTGATGGAAATAACATCTTGATGCCTGATACTGTGAGCCAATGGTGCCATGGTCCTAAAATCTGAACCCCCCCTTGTCCCCATTTCTTGTGCCCCATGTTCAGCTCAAAGCGCCAGTGTACCTCAACAGTTTCGTGACGGTCACCCCCCTGCCGCGGCAGGACGCCGTGGTGTCGGAGGGGCGGGTGTGCCGGGTGTCGGGGTGGGGCTACACCAGTCCCAGCGGGGGTCAGATCCCGTCCACCCTGCGCACAGTGAACCTGCCCATTGTCTCCACCGCCCAGTGCAACAGCAGCGAGTCCTTTAACGGCAACATCACCGACTACATGATCTGCGCCGGCTACAGCTCCGGCGGCAAGGACGCCTGCAAGGTGGGAACTACCACGGTTTCTTTAGGGGCGAAAACAATGTCTGTGGCTCACTGCTGACAGCAGCTACAAAGAGGGACTCAGATATGATTTAAATCTACTGCAGTCTGGTCTGAGGTCACACTTGCTCATAGACTGGCTCCCgagaaaatcatttaaatttgttAATCTATTTAAACTGTATGAGTACATGTATAGAAGTATATGTATAGAGGAGCAATATACCTTTATTTTTGAAGCATACCATTTAGAAGTGCCACTAAACACACAGATTTTTCAGAAGGTAGTTAAAATGGGATTTCCAAGCATCCTGTCCTCACAGTAGCATTGT
This portion of the Megalops cyprinoides isolate fMegCyp1 chromosome 7, fMegCyp1.pri, whole genome shotgun sequence genome encodes:
- the LOC118780589 gene encoding trypsin, yielding MKLLILLICVLVEMLVANCQELMQGRIVGGYAPVPHSIKYIVSIQTTKGQHFCGGSLINKYWVLTAAHCNIGSDQMMIVAGDYSLGMYEGTEQFFIPHLLIPHPQYNSSTNNADIMLIKLKAPVYLNSFVTVTPLPRQDAVVSEGRVCRVSGWGYTSPSGGQIPSTLRTVNLPIVSTAQCNSSESFNGNITDYMICAGYSSGGKDACKGDSGGPLVCEGRVYGVVSWGNGCADARYPGVYTAVSKFRRWIDRTIFSFYGRCLKY